GACGCGGATGTTGACCTGCTGTGAGTGTGCTAATCGATGGCGTGAGGACAACTGATTCAGAATCGTAAACAAAATTCCAGAATCATATAAATACGATTTGCACTCTAAGTTAACGAGATCCTCCTCAAACCGTTCAATACTGCCCGTTTATTTTCTCCCGGTGAAGGAAGAGAAGAGCCGGTGAGTCTCTCACTTTGGGATTGTTCTTCCCGCTTTCAGTTTCACGTGTCGTGAACGCACTCATCAGCACTTCCAAGCACTATCATGAGCTTTTACGCTTCTATTGCCGGCTACATTACGTACCGTTCGAACGACCATCTCGAAGCTGTCCTTGATTATCTCAAAAAAGGAAACTGGATGAATGACAGCGAACAGTGGCGTGTCTACGGTGATTCAACTCACACCCGAGGCCAGCCCGCTGTCAATCACCACAGCAATTCTCTCCTCATCCCATTTGGACACTATCGCAATTTGGCCCGAGTGACGACGGAACTTTTTGCAGGAGCGACTGATGGGTGCGTCGTCAGCGCATCTACCGATGGTTGCTTCGATGCCTGGCGTGAGACACCGCTCGACAGTGCTTCTGGTGTTTCACCGGGGGCAGGCGGGCCTGTTTCTTTGGTCGAATGCATTGATCTCGTTGACTACGCACGGCTCCGAGGGCTGGGAACGAGAACCCCCTGTGAACCTGGATATATTGAGTGGCAGCAATCTGTAGTCGGCGCATTTCACGATGAGTACTATCCTGATCTCTCTGAGTCTCTGAGACCGGTCAATGGTTGAGAAAACGCTATCGTTATACCGATAACTCTTAGTGATTTTCACGGGGCAACACTAATACTGTTAGCTGTGATAACGATAACTAGTGATGATGGAGTATAACGACGAGACGGCGGCTAAAATCATGTTGGCGATTCGTCCGGGGGATTCTATCCGACGGATCGCCCAGAAGATTGACGCCTCATACTCCTGGGTCTATGACTGGATTGAACGATTAGACGACGCGGACTTCATTCGTCGGGACGGCGGTGTCTATGTCGAGAACTACGCTATTAGAGATCGCTATTTCGATCTCATGGCGGCAATCTCACAGTCGGTTTCTCCCTCAATAGACGATGGATACGTTATCCCCCACTTTGCCGAAATGTCGTTCGCCTACACGAAAATTGACAGTGTCTATGTCTGGACTCATGGGGGATATCAGATAGCTCGGGGTCACGACGATTATCCGATCTTTCTCAAAGTTCGTGACCAGGATGTCGAGCGCTGGACCGCCTTCTTTGATGAGTTCGGCATCCTCAACTCTGTTGAAGAGCGATTAGATGAAAGTGTGCTTGATTCGCCGGTCTCGTATGTCCTCTTCCCCTCCGCTGACGAGCTCGAACCTGAGTGGGTTGAGGGCAACCCTGTTATTTCACTCGACGAGACGATTTCTCATATGATGGAGAACCGTGTGAACTACGAACCGGCTTTGGAGATGATCGCTACAGAATACGATCGGGATCTCGACGCTAGTCACGAGGATCCACGGTTGAAATCATGAGTCTGGGTGAACGTGAAGCGGAGCTGTTAGACACACTTGAGGCTGTAATTGGGGCTGAACTCCCATATGTTCTAGTCGGAGGATGGGCAATTGCAGCCTTTAATCAGCGTTTCACGACCGATGTCGACGTTGTCATACCGGCTCAAGCACTAGAGGCGTATACCGATCTTCTGACTGAACGTAACTACGAGGTCACCGCCGATGTGAAGCGAAACGACCTGTATGAGGGGCGGACTGTCCGGTTCACAAAAGATGTTGGGAATCCAGTCCAGTTCGATGCGATGGTTGATGCTTTGGGCTGTCGACAAACAGAGGCTGAGTGGTCTTATCGACACCTGGCAGAGCATTCTATAGAGAAAGAACTGCGCACTGCTCGTCCGATTACAGCTCGGATTCCGGAACAAGAGTTACTGTTTTCTCTGAAACTTCACAGTGGTCGAAAAGCAGACACACGCGATCTGGTTGTTCTCGCTGCCGATGCTGATTTTGAACGAATCGGTCGACATCTTCACCGTGGAGAGCCAGAAAAACTCGCAGCACGCATCGAAATCGTTCTTGAGCGCCTCACCTCTCCAGATTTCGAAGATGCATTTAAAGGGGTCTTCGAGCAAGCATCAGTACCAACACAGGATATTGATGCAGTAGCTGCCTTCCTTCGCGATCAGCTTCGACGTCTCGATACTGATCAGTGACTACCACTCTCATTTAGCCAGATAGCGCTTCACGCTGATTTGTGCGCCCCCCGTTGGATAGGGGCCGACGAACTGTTGTCCCGTAATCAATGTCCACAGAATCTTCACCCGCAACTGGTCGTCGACATCAGAAACAAGAACGCTCAAACCTCTCTACGGAAGAAACGCCAACGTCCCGGCTAGCATCGGAGCGCTGCTGTCCTGAGTGTGAGAGCGACGACTTGGTCGTTCAACAAAACGAAACTTACTGCGAGAGATGTGGCCTCGTTGTCCACCGTGACGACCTCGATCGTCGCCGGAGGTGGAACTACACCGAGAGTGGACGTGAGTCCGAACGGACTGGCTCTCCAACCACCCATCGGCTTCACGACCGAGGCCTCTCGACCGATATCGGCTACTACCGAGACGGCGCCGGAAACCCGCTCGATTCGAATACTCAACGGCTGTTTTCGCGCCTCCGTCGCTGGGATGCTCAGTCGAAAGTTCCCTCAAAACGGGATAAATCGCTGAGGGATGGTCTTAGCGAGATTGCTCGGTTAATTAGCGTTCTAGACCTCTCTGACTCGATATTCGACGAAGCCGTGGATATCTATCGGAAAGCGTGGGATGCGAACTTGCTCAAGGGTCGCTCCATTGAGGCGATTGCCAGTGGTAGTGTGTTCGCTGCCTGCCGACTGGAACAGCTACCCCGGCATAGAAGTGAGGTCGCCGACGTCGCCCGTGTCGACAGTGATGCGATCGATAACGCCTATGGGCAGCTGAATCGGGAATTGGAATTGGCAATCCCACCATCTCTTCCGCAAGATTTCCTCCCACGTATTGCGTCGGTAATCGGGGCGGCCAATCACGTTGAACAACGTGCCCGAGAGCTGCTTCTTTGTCCTGCGGTCGGCAGACTTTCGAATGGACGACCGCCGTCTGGGGTTGCAGCCGCCGCATTATATCACGTTCAGCAGGCTGAGACCGGTGAAAAACGTGTATCTCAAAAGGCCATTGCTGAAGCTGGCTTCACTTCCGCACTCACCATTCGAACGATTTGGCGGAAGCTTCAGGAGCTCGAAAAGGAGGGGAAATTGTGCGACAACGCCGATACGATGCCTACGTTACACACCGGCGGTAATCCAGCCAAGCGGTAGCGTAGGACGATTGAAAAAGAACATCTCCAATGCTGATTTGTCACCCCCGGTGCGGTGAGGGGAGATAGGCCTGCAAGTGTGCTATAAAAGAGCCACTGCATTCCTTGGACTTTCCCGCCACTGCGAATCTATCGCAGAGCAACTAATCGATTATGAGCACGAACACTGAATCCACAGCAGACGCACAACCTGAAGACGATATCGACAATCTGGAAATCGAAGCCGACCCGGAAGGTACGGTTGAGGAAGACGCTACTGACGCAACAACAAACGAAGAGGTCGATGGTGAGGCTAATATCGACAGTGAGCCAGCAGCCGACCTGACCGACGAGCAAGACACCAGTGAGGAGTCGATAGCAGAGGCTTCCGACGAAGCTGATGCCGAAGACGAGACTGAGGAGGAAAGCGTACTCACGGGCCCTCCAGAGCGCTTCCAGGCTGCGATCTTGGGTGGCGAACTCAAGAATTTCGTCTCAACCCTGCGAGTCATCGTCGACGAGGCGAAACTGACTGTTGGACCGGACGGCATTACTAGCAGAGCGGTTGACCCAGCGAACGTCGCGATGTACGATCTAGAGCTGTCGGCTGCTGCATTCGAATCCTACGAGTCCAGTGACGGCTTGCTGGGAGTCAATCTGGAGCGATTCGAGTCCGTTCTCAAACTCGCAAAGAAAGATGATCTCGTCCAGGTTTCGTTCGACACTTCCACGTACAAGCTTCTCATCGTCATCGACGGTGTCGAGTTCACGATGGCGTGTATCGACCCCGATAGTATACGGCAGGAGCCCGAAATTCCGGAGATGGAACTCCCAATCAGCCTTACCGTCGGGGGGAGCCAGATATCGCGAGCGGTGAAGGCTGCTGACATGGTCTCCGATCACATCGGATTCCGCTGCGTAGAAGCTGACGAGACAGTGTTCATCGAGGCTGAAGGCGATACCGATGACGTCTCGCTCAGACTCACTGCTGACGAATACGAGAGTCTAGACGCCGTTGACGGACGAGCACTATTCAGTCTTGACTATATCAAGAACATCTCCAAAAAGCTCCCCAAGACTGACGATGTCACTCTCACATTCGGAGACCAATTCCCGATGCTGGTAGACTACGAAATTGCAGACGGCGAGTGTAGTGTCGCAGCGATGGTGGCCCCACGTATCGAGACCTGATGACGGCCAGAGAGCGGCTCCGAATGCATCTCGTACAGGCATTGACGCGGGCGGAATCTCCAGATGTAATCGTGCATCTCCAGGCGGCAATTCGAGAATGCGATTCTCTGCCGCCGGCATCGTTAACCGAGTGTCCGATCTGTGGTTGCTGTGGTCTACCAGAACGCCTGCTTTCACATGACTGTTGCAACGGATGCGATGGGTAGCCGAATGTTCGATGGTTCACGCGGAAATCGAGGATCCAGGTCTCTTGCGGATTTACCAACAAAAAGTACACTCTGAGTCTTTGTTGATCAAATTTTCGCTGTTTTCCAGAATTGGAGAGCGTCTGTACCATTGTACTGAATGATAGAGCCTCCGGCGACAACCCCCTAATCAGTCAGTATTCAGCGGCACGACCATACCTCACCCAGGATTGCCGATGCAACACGCAAAGACACGAAGCCAGCCACACTGCGTAGTTAACCAACATTGGCGAGTGAAAATAGCCGAGTGTTGGTTAAGGTACTATCGGGAACTCTCGCCCAACGCTAGCACATATGTCCCCGCACCATCCACGCCACAGTCAAGAAAGTCGACAGGGCTTGAGATGTCCTTCTTTCTCATAGGAACTTCACCGAAGATTCATGTTTATCTCGGTATTGTATCCTCTAAATTGGCGATTATATGGACTTAAGCGCTGAGAAAATTTCTGAATACAGAGAGAAGGTCACAGAGAGAGCATCAAAAGCTGCCGATCAGGTATCTCATATTCCCCGCGGTCGGACGATGCCAGATTTAGAGCAGATGACCATATCCGAGACAAAAGAGTTTGGTATGGGTGTTGTTTTTGTAGATATCGTACAATCAGGAAAATACCTGACCGATAATGGCCCCCGCAAAACAATGCTCATGTTGAATGTA
The genomic region above belongs to Haloarcula salinisoli and contains:
- a CDS encoding helix-turn-helix domain-containing protein, yielding MEYNDETAAKIMLAIRPGDSIRRIAQKIDASYSWVYDWIERLDDADFIRRDGGVYVENYAIRDRYFDLMAAISQSVSPSIDDGYVIPHFAEMSFAYTKIDSVYVWTHGGYQIARGHDDYPIFLKVRDQDVERWTAFFDEFGILNSVEERLDESVLDSPVSYVLFPSADELEPEWVEGNPVISLDETISHMMENRVNYEPALEMIATEYDRDLDASHEDPRLKS
- a CDS encoding transcription initiation factor IIB, which translates into the protein MSTESSPATGRRHQKQERSNLSTEETPTSRLASERCCPECESDDLVVQQNETYCERCGLVVHRDDLDRRRRWNYTESGRESERTGSPTTHRLHDRGLSTDIGYYRDGAGNPLDSNTQRLFSRLRRWDAQSKVPSKRDKSLRDGLSEIARLISVLDLSDSIFDEAVDIYRKAWDANLLKGRSIEAIASGSVFAACRLEQLPRHRSEVADVARVDSDAIDNAYGQLNRELELAIPPSLPQDFLPRIASVIGAANHVEQRARELLLCPAVGRLSNGRPPSGVAAAALYHVQQAETGEKRVSQKAIAEAGFTSALTIRTIWRKLQELEKEGKLCDNADTMPTLHTGGNPAKR
- a CDS encoding DNA polymerase sliding clamp, with the translated sequence MSTNTESTADAQPEDDIDNLEIEADPEGTVEEDATDATTNEEVDGEANIDSEPAADLTDEQDTSEESIAEASDEADAEDETEEESVLTGPPERFQAAILGGELKNFVSTLRVIVDEAKLTVGPDGITSRAVDPANVAMYDLELSAAAFESYESSDGLLGVNLERFESVLKLAKKDDLVQVSFDTSTYKLLIVIDGVEFTMACIDPDSIRQEPEIPEMELPISLTVGGSQISRAVKAADMVSDHIGFRCVEADETVFIEAEGDTDDVSLRLTADEYESLDAVDGRALFSLDYIKNISKKLPKTDDVTLTFGDQFPMLVDYEIADGECSVAAMVAPRIET